The proteins below are encoded in one region of Williamsoniiplasma luminosum:
- a CDS encoding tRNA (adenine(22)-N(1))-methyltransferase gives MLSKRLQTLVNLIPPGDFVAADIGTDHGLLPINLIKNKIVKKVYAVDINAKPLKIAEKNIQKHNFQKEIPTILSDGLAFTTQISDEIEYCFLAGLGSGTILEILNKDNDKIKNYLICSNTEIEQIRKFTIAKNYFIQYESFFIDQKHRYWLIWINKQKPAKKLENIFLGDFKWFEQNLEYKIYLENQIQFLEKIFLKIENDEDAKLKLFNKIKQMKEYVQLWN, from the coding sequence ATGCTTTCAAAAAGATTGCAAACACTTGTAAATTTAATTCCACCTGGTGATTTTGTTGCAGCAGATATCGGAACTGATCATGGTCTTTTACCAATCAATTTAATTAAAAATAAAATTGTTAAAAAAGTTTATGCCGTTGATATTAATGCAAAACCTTTAAAAATTGCTGAAAAAAATATTCAAAAGCACAATTTTCAAAAAGAAATCCCAACCATTTTAAGTGATGGATTGGCATTCACCACTCAAATTAGTGATGAAATAGAATATTGTTTTTTAGCAGGTTTAGGTAGTGGAACAATTCTCGAAATTCTTAACAAGGATAATGATAAAATTAAAAATTATTTGATTTGTTCAAACACCGAAATTGAACAAATCAGAAAATTTACAATTGCTAAAAATTATTTTATTCAATATGAAAGTTTCTTCATTGACCAAAAACATCGTTATTGATTAATTTGAATTAATAAACAAAAACCAGCAAAAAAACTAGAAAATATTTTTCTAGGAGACTTTAAATGGTTTGAGCAAAATTTGGAGTATAAAATATATTTAGAAAACCAAATTCAATTTTTAGAAAAAATATTTTTAAAAATTGAAAATGATGAAGATGCCAAATTAAAGCTTTTCAATAAAATAAAACAAATGAAGGAATATGTTCAATTATGGAATTAA
- a CDS encoding Nif3-like dinuclear metal center hexameric protein — MELIKILKYLDKKFPISLAADWDKVGLQIINPKKDFDINKDVQKILTCLDINNQVVEMAIQEKVDLIISRHPFVFAELSDEKKNQAKKIMIKKLNSHNIDVYSIHTNFDNSPNNPILNIFDEHFHVKKISAFGKFKEGTEIKLRSPIALKVLREKMKQIFASNDDLVNLNWNDNTLIQNFVLVPGSASESMVVNQLQNATFVTGEVKWHHWIYANDNQINLLNLGHYMENHFVIDLQKILTNAFNKEVIVLGYDIQRQYKK; from the coding sequence ATGGAATTAATCAAAATTTTAAAATATTTAGATAAGAAATTCCCGATTTCTTTAGCAGCTGATTGAGACAAGGTTGGTTTACAAATCATTAACCCAAAAAAAGATTTTGATATTAACAAAGATGTTCAAAAAATATTGACATGTTTAGATATCAATAACCAAGTTGTTGAAATGGCGATTCAAGAAAAAGTGGATTTAATTATTTCGCGTCACCCTTTTGTTTTTGCAGAATTAAGTGATGAAAAAAAGAACCAAGCTAAAAAAATAATGATTAAAAAATTAAATAGTCACAATATTGACGTTTATTCAATTCATACAAATTTTGATAATTCTCCAAACAATCCGATTTTAAATATCTTCGATGAACATTTTCATGTTAAAAAGATTAGTGCCTTTGGAAAATTTAAAGAAGGAACAGAAATTAAATTAAGATCTCCTATTGCTTTAAAAGTTTTAAGAGAAAAAATGAAGCAAATATTTGCTTCAAATGATGATTTGGTAAATTTAAATTGAAATGACAATACATTGATTCAAAATTTTGTTTTAGTTCCCGGAAGTGCTAGTGAATCAATGGTTGTAAATCAATTACAAAATGCAACTTTTGTAACTGGTGAAGTTAAGTGGCATCATTGAATTTATGCAAATGATAACCAAATAAATTTATTAAATTTAGGACATTATATGGAAAATCATTTTGTAATTGATTTACAAAAAATATTAACAAATGCGTTTAACAAAGAAGTTATTGTTTTAGGATATGATATCCAAAGACAATATAAAAAATAG
- a CDS encoding YitT family ABC transporter, with the protein MRRIIIFDEQTKKKKTLTLTNEHEAKIKALPNFQKNKDQLMLKAQKFLEKKMYLRQAFWKDVMMVAFGALMTTIALNYFISTTGKTGLFPGGLGSITRFLAIISTHNVENQSSLYFVYYAALNIPLVIFGFWKLGFRFTLTTLLYILFSTAFDWIIRFIPVINPTEWHMIINYQLISKIPNEWNSAIWLFVFAVIGGLVLGASYALVYKIGSSSGGSDFLTMYFSTRKNKNIGSINRNLNFVILTLVVIMNTFLLKTADINEPIKLDVLNNLTNDQWYQMVDGIKSWAAPGNHSPFVPSKIIELAEKFNGTRESGMQIAGYLAADSMFEGYSNGSTLLMQFKFILGPSWFASVILIIVQSLVITAIYPKYKFRTIFISTTKPEDVKRFLFNSGYRNEVFEWESKMQSPHTIANKHTLVITITVINWKALEKGVAALDPDMNFNVLRTRGVKGRENIELKTGKKDEFILHKIQNNKEWSKKIEDEAILKTIKEQNEQIRKEYKLQTKTDLKANKAKNQEN; encoded by the coding sequence ATGAGAAGAATTATTATTTTTGATGAACAAACCAAGAAAAAAAAGACCTTAACTTTAACTAATGAGCATGAAGCGAAAATTAAGGCATTGCCTAATTTTCAAAAAAACAAAGATCAATTAATGCTTAAAGCGCAAAAATTTTTAGAAAAAAAAATGTATTTGCGCCAAGCATTTTGAAAAGACGTGATGATGGTTGCTTTTGGTGCTTTAATGACCACAATTGCATTAAACTACTTTATTTCGACAACTGGAAAAACAGGATTATTTCCTGGAGGGTTAGGTTCTATAACCCGTTTTTTAGCAATTATAAGTACACATAATGTTGAAAACCAATCGAGTTTATATTTCGTCTACTATGCTGCTTTAAATATTCCATTAGTAATTTTTGGATTTTGAAAATTAGGTTTTAGATTTACATTAACAACTTTGTTGTATATCCTGTTTTCAACAGCATTTGACTGAATAATTAGATTTATTCCAGTGATTAATCCAACTGAATGACATATGATCATTAATTACCAATTGATTTCTAAAATTCCCAATGAATGAAACTCAGCAATTTGATTATTTGTTTTTGCAGTAATTGGAGGTCTGGTTTTAGGGGCTAGTTATGCATTGGTTTATAAAATCGGTTCTTCGTCTGGAGGAAGTGATTTTCTTACCATGTATTTTTCAACCCGCAAAAACAAAAATATTGGTTCAATTAATCGTAATTTAAATTTTGTTATTTTAACACTTGTGGTTATTATGAATACGTTTTTGTTAAAAACCGCAGATATTAATGAACCAATTAAATTAGATGTTTTAAATAATTTAACCAATGATCAATGATATCAAATGGTTGATGGTATTAAAAGTTGAGCTGCACCAGGCAATCATTCTCCATTTGTGCCAAGTAAAATTATTGAGTTAGCAGAAAAATTTAATGGCACTCGTGAATCCGGAATGCAAATAGCTGGTTATCTAGCAGCTGACTCAATGTTTGAAGGTTATTCAAATGGAAGTACACTTTTAATGCAATTTAAATTTATTTTAGGTCCTTCATGATTTGCTTCAGTGATTTTGATTATTGTTCAATCATTGGTAATCACTGCAATTTATCCTAAATATAAATTCCGTACCATTTTCATCTCTACAACCAAACCAGAAGATGTTAAAAGATTTTTATTCAATTCAGGATATCGAAATGAAGTTTTTGAATGAGAATCAAAAATGCAAAGTCCACACACCATTGCCAATAAGCACACATTAGTAATTACAATTACTGTTATTAACTGAAAAGCTTTAGAAAAAGGAGTGGCAGCTCTAGACCCTGACATGAACTTTAACGTTTTAAGAACAAGAGGAGTTAAAGGTAGGGAAAATATTGAATTAAAGACTGGAAAAAAAGATGAATTCATTTTACATAAAATTCAAAATAACAAAGAATGATCCAAAAAAATTGAAGATGAAGCCATTTTAAAAACAATTAAAGAACAAAATGAACAAATTCGTAAAGAATATAAATTACAAACAAAAACTGATTTGAAAGCGAATAAAGCAAAAAACCAAGAAAATTAG
- a CDS encoding protein translocase SecDF, variant type: MKNKKIETKKIIHMLILAFIFLALLFGLIFSAIQASNGMKLGYQYHGNFKAIVNVSKSERSGKDDEWSLKPGDSKEGAEALQSKLSPFSDGNIQVDIAGKSRAIVYAPKELYSNNQELFKNAIQSTGGLFILNNNEDVMLNSELMTKLGFKTDLVEKEAVSKIIGASSAVSKHIGQNNYPFIQFDLQNDNLKKMITATTEQKASTPALTFLVDASNALDTFRNYLSFATTDKDREKFIAALFEAISGIKGNIEKIEKQEEKTTVKNVFNDFFTGKKWKKTTSGSWEIDKKANLFNEENSSTAEQLKTAFFADGDSNHRFAFNNDINKYIYDSNSIGQDFDSKKSGRYSKEIEYNGQKMNVTKAFNILTKYIVPVIYDETKKEIRTSFKEDLFKNNFIFSGTIKEETQQPSTGGASILSNNFFIPTKNYTTAKQVTAKIAQTTKNLIFTVMSIEDAQSIISTTMFIVSLTILILIAIAIAIFILFFYRLLGLFAIIIAAIIGSLTILMSVIFSISFGPEFIAILFIVVGLSFDISIVLFESFKTNIYIEKRPLTTSFNISHKETLGIGVDVLLATILPSIILFWIGSGFLKNFATITALGLFFVFIFSIIVLRVLIYFTTKTQILNKVSWLLPIDTSVDYQGSFICHSLIEYKEKKIEAYSFKKQLSSNELIKIKKIQDQIDKLKAKNAKIYQAKLAKYEKQQQKQFEKWTKKIKHSELKLAKISNQDKKQNFFQQQFHKHLLKKVQFLSHLTSEWDQTPVNDINKIKENKIVKLESNSKKIGIITLIITGVLLFISSLVTGLAGLNYSPNFGSGTTTYIQGNYVSEFQGQVKNGIIDFKFDENTNKEITDKLRAIDKEVENELKNSLKEGEKINPEKYSSLSVERMYRYIFANNLLDNLSGNNNIVRMKNLKISSGPDYSAIDLSWNTEKKRPWVSFETTSDIINKSTEFRNVIYRLAGKSGNYTPDTVPTQNAEGQILVLAISPLTTFTQIKEILITIAIVLLALFVYMLIRFKWTYYVALALGIIIALALVVTIVLVLRIPFSIEILAGAMAVISFAFATGILFLGKGKSIIKSKNEEEINESFETEIDLQIKIKHIRKDLRKAIREHKNKFEEHTEDLKDKKLYKELKQAFIQEKKALIEKSRVAIYELKQEIKIESNKNKFLSEVFDKVFKFGLYRAVVISILYMLVGLVAAVTLPPIAIMGVTMLVGVPVTIIVMLCIVLPIWVKLERQRIRMKYAYKKFVTKMKVSAEEQIIAGIND; the protein is encoded by the coding sequence ATGAAAAATAAAAAAATCGAAACCAAAAAAATTATTCATATGTTAATACTAGCTTTCATTTTTTTGGCTCTTCTTTTTGGTTTGATTTTTTCTGCTATCCAAGCATCAAACGGAATGAAGTTAGGATATCAATATCATGGGAATTTTAAAGCCATTGTTAATGTCTCTAAATCAGAGAGAAGTGGTAAGGATGATGAATGAAGTTTAAAACCAGGAGATTCTAAAGAAGGAGCGGAAGCTTTACAATCTAAATTATCACCTTTTTCAGATGGAAATATTCAAGTTGATATTGCTGGTAAATCACGTGCAATTGTTTATGCTCCAAAAGAACTTTATTCTAATAACCAAGAATTATTTAAAAATGCTATTCAATCAACTGGTGGGTTGTTTATTTTAAACAACAATGAAGATGTAATGCTAAATTCTGAATTGATGACAAAACTTGGTTTTAAAACTGATTTAGTCGAAAAAGAAGCAGTTAGCAAAATTATTGGTGCTTCTTCTGCTGTTTCTAAACATATTGGACAAAATAACTACCCTTTTATTCAATTCGATTTACAAAATGATAATTTAAAAAAAATGATCACAGCAACCACAGAACAAAAAGCATCAACACCAGCTTTAACTTTTCTTGTCGATGCTTCTAATGCATTGGATACTTTTAGAAATTATTTAAGTTTTGCCACAACCGATAAAGATAGAGAAAAATTTATTGCAGCATTGTTTGAAGCAATTAGTGGAATCAAAGGCAATATTGAAAAAATTGAAAAGCAAGAAGAAAAAACAACTGTCAAAAATGTATTTAATGATTTTTTTACAGGTAAAAAATGAAAAAAAACAACATCTGGAAGTTGAGAAATTGATAAGAAAGCTAATTTATTCAATGAAGAAAATTCAAGTACAGCAGAACAACTAAAAACAGCATTCTTTGCTGATGGTGATTCAAACCATAGATTTGCATTCAATAATGATATTAATAAATACATTTACGATTCAAACTCAATTGGCCAAGATTTTGATTCAAAAAAATCTGGAAGATATTCAAAAGAGATTGAATATAATGGCCAAAAAATGAATGTTACCAAAGCATTTAATATTTTAACCAAATACATAGTTCCTGTAATTTATGATGAAACTAAAAAAGAAATTAGAACAAGTTTTAAAGAAGACTTATTTAAAAACAACTTTATTTTTTCAGGAACCATTAAAGAAGAAACTCAACAACCAAGCACAGGTGGTGCTTCAATTTTAAGCAACAACTTCTTTATTCCAACTAAAAACTATACAACTGCTAAACAAGTAACAGCCAAAATTGCTCAAACAACTAAAAATTTAATTTTTACAGTGATGTCAATTGAAGATGCACAATCAATCATTAGCACTACAATGTTTATTGTTTCATTAACAATTTTAATTCTTATTGCCATCGCGATTGCAATCTTTATTCTTTTCTTTTATCGCCTATTGGGGCTATTTGCAATTATCATTGCAGCAATTATTGGCTCTTTAACCATTTTAATGAGTGTGATATTTTCAATCTCATTTGGTCCAGAATTTATTGCCATCTTATTTATTGTTGTTGGTTTATCCTTTGATATTAGTATTGTGCTCTTTGAAAGTTTTAAAACCAATATTTACATTGAAAAAAGACCTTTAACAACATCATTTAATATTTCACATAAAGAAACATTAGGAATTGGGGTTGATGTCTTATTAGCCACAATCTTGCCATCAATCATCTTATTTTGAATTGGATCAGGGTTCTTAAAAAACTTTGCAACAATTACAGCATTAGGATTATTCTTTGTTTTCATTTTCAGTATCATAGTTTTAAGAGTTTTAATTTACTTTACAACTAAAACGCAAATTTTAAATAAAGTTTCATGATTATTACCAATCGACACAAGTGTCGATTATCAAGGAAGTTTTATTTGCCACAGTTTAATTGAATATAAAGAAAAGAAAATTGAAGCTTATTCATTTAAAAAACAATTGAGTTCTAACGAGTTAATTAAAATTAAGAAAATTCAAGATCAGATTGATAAATTAAAAGCAAAAAATGCCAAAATTTATCAAGCTAAATTAGCGAAATATGAAAAACAACAACAAAAGCAATTTGAAAAATGAACTAAAAAAATCAAACATTCAGAACTTAAATTAGCAAAAATTTCGAACCAAGATAAAAAACAAAATTTCTTTCAACAACAATTCCACAAACACTTGTTAAAGAAAGTTCAATTTTTATCACACTTAACAAGTGAATGAGACCAAACTCCAGTCAACGATATTAATAAAATTAAAGAAAACAAAATTGTTAAATTGGAAAGTAATTCTAAAAAAATTGGAATCATCACATTAATTATTACTGGTGTCTTACTATTTATTTCAAGTTTAGTAACTGGTTTAGCAGGACTAAATTACTCACCAAATTTTGGAAGTGGAACAACCACTTACATTCAAGGTAATTATGTATCTGAATTCCAAGGTCAAGTTAAAAATGGAATTATTGATTTTAAATTTGATGAAAACACTAATAAAGAAATAACTGATAAATTGCGTGCCATTGACAAAGAAGTGGAAAATGAATTAAAAAATTCACTTAAAGAAGGTGAAAAAATTAATCCAGAAAAATACTCATCTTTATCAGTCGAAAGAATGTATCGCTATATTTTCGCGAATAATTTATTAGATAATTTATCTGGTAACAACAATATCGTTCGTATGAAAAACTTGAAAATTTCATCTGGTCCTGATTATTCAGCAATTGATCTATCTTGAAATACTGAGAAAAAGAGACCTTGAGTTTCTTTTGAAACAACATCAGATATTATTAATAAATCTACAGAATTTAGAAATGTAATTTATAGATTAGCTGGTAAAAGTGGTAACTATACACCTGACACTGTTCCTACTCAAAATGCAGAAGGTCAGATCTTGGTACTTGCTATTTCACCATTAACAACTTTCACTCAAATTAAAGAAATTTTAATTACAATTGCAATTGTTTTATTAGCCTTATTTGTTTATATGTTAATTAGATTTAAATGAACTTATTATGTGGCTTTAGCTTTAGGAATAATTATCGCCTTAGCACTTGTAGTTACAATTGTATTAGTTTTAAGAATTCCTTTCTCAATCGAAATTTTAGCAGGAGCAATGGCTGTCATTAGTTTTGCCTTTGCAACTGGAATCTTATTTTTAGGCAAAGGAAAATCAATCATTAAATCTAAAAACGAAGAAGAAATTAATGAAAGTTTTGAAACTGAAATTGATTTACAAATTAAAATCAAACACATCAGAAAAGATCTAAGAAAAGCGATTCGTGAACATAAGAATAAATTTGAAGAACACACTGAAGATCTGAAAGATAAAAAACTTTATAAAGAATTAAAACAAGCATTTATTCAAGAGAAAAAAGCATTGATTGAAAAAAGCCGTGTGGCAATTTATGAATTAAAACAAGAAATAAAAATTGAATCTAACAAGAATAAATTTTTATCAGAAGTTTTTGACAAAGTCTTTAAATTTGGACTTTACAGAGCTGTTGTGATTTCAATTCTTTATATGTTAGTTGGATTAGTTGCAGCAGTAACTTTACCCCCAATTGCAATTATGGGTGTAACTATGCTAGTTGGAGTGCCTGTGACAATTATTGTGATGTTATGTATTGTTTTACCAATCTGGGTAAAATTAGAAAGACAACGCATTAGAATGAAATATGCGTACAAAAAATTTGTGACAAAAATGAAAGTTTCAGCTGAAGAACAAATTATTGCTGGAATTAATGATTAG
- a CDS encoding DEAD/DEAH box helicase, whose translation MNFKNFSFKKYVNDTLDDLHFTNPTSIQEKVIPLIKKHKNVIALAHTGTGKTHSFLLPILNNIDFEQPNKVQALIIVPTRELAKQIFENVKPFIKHEPRISVGLYIGGEDIKKDQEALNKKQPTIAIGTPTRLNELYSMDALKLTSANYVVVDECDMIFDLGFIEEVDFILHKMKKDLVLSFFSATINSPLQHYLKKYIKNSYFVDDSQSKPSTSNVKHILIDTKNKELELTLANIVKSINPFLVLIFVNNKNDVSKIVHILRKQGVDHVGEMHADLQPRTRTSMLKRIKNNEFKYVVATDVAARGVDIEGVTHVISINLPRDLSYYIHRSGRTGRNKLHGISYILDNIENKAQIQQLEQLGINFAIAKFNDGQLTEITPKTKKKKPVDVDNESQQVLNKYKNVKIKPGYKKKRKAELDQIKKKKRRKHIQESIDKIKKDKYKKRREVLFDE comes from the coding sequence ATGAACTTTAAAAATTTTAGTTTCAAAAAATATGTAAATGATACTTTGGATGATCTGCATTTTACTAACCCCACATCAATCCAAGAAAAGGTCATTCCATTGATCAAAAAACATAAGAATGTGATTGCTTTAGCACATACTGGAACAGGTAAAACACATTCTTTTTTGTTGCCTATTTTAAATAATATTGATTTTGAACAACCTAATAAAGTTCAAGCTTTAATTATTGTTCCAACACGAGAATTAGCCAAACAAATATTTGAAAATGTTAAACCATTTATAAAACATGAACCAAGAATTTCGGTTGGACTTTATATTGGGGGAGAAGATATCAAAAAAGACCAAGAAGCACTGAATAAAAAACAACCAACAATCGCAATTGGAACTCCAACTAGATTGAATGAATTATATTCAATGGACGCTTTAAAATTAACAAGTGCAAACTATGTTGTTGTTGATGAATGCGACATGATTTTCGATTTAGGTTTCATTGAAGAAGTTGATTTTATTCTCCATAAAATGAAAAAAGATTTAGTTTTATCTTTTTTCTCAGCCACAATCAACAGTCCGTTACAACATTATTTAAAAAAATATATTAAAAATAGTTATTTTGTTGATGATTCACAATCAAAACCTTCAACTAGTAATGTTAAACACATTTTGATTGACACAAAAAACAAAGAATTAGAATTGACTTTGGCAAATATTGTTAAATCAATTAATCCATTTTTAGTTTTAATTTTTGTTAACAATAAAAATGATGTTTCTAAAATTGTTCATATTTTAAGAAAACAAGGAGTTGATCATGTTGGAGAAATGCATGCAGATCTTCAACCAAGAACTAGAACTTCAATGTTAAAAAGAATTAAGAATAATGAATTCAAATACGTTGTCGCAACTGATGTTGCTGCACGTGGGGTTGATATTGAAGGTGTGACACATGTGATTTCAATTAATTTACCAAGAGATTTAAGTTATTATATCCATCGTTCTGGACGAACTGGAAGAAATAAATTGCATGGAATTAGTTATATTTTAGATAACATTGAAAATAAAGCACAAATTCAACAACTTGAACAATTGGGGATTAATTTTGCGATTGCAAAATTTAATGATGGTCAATTAACAGAAATTACTCCCAAAACCAAGAAGAAAAAACCAGTTGATGTTGACAATGAATCACAACAAGTTTTGAATAAATATAAAAATGTTAAAATTAAACCAGGTTATAAGAAAAAACGTAAAGCTGAACTTGATCAAATCAAAAAGAAGAAAAGAAGAAAACATATTCAAGAATCTATTGATAAAATTAAAAAAGATAAGTACAAAAAACGCCGCGAAGTGTTGTTTGACGAATAA
- a CDS encoding sigma-70 family RNA polymerase sigma factor, translating to MAKKNKLKGAELKKIATVDEFVDYVINFVKKNGTLEMDEIQEALVKNLSFFTDEEHDVIFESLEKNGTVFTNHEDIVLEDEEEIIEDLDHVALALEEEHEDEDEDFSKEFKEHRLAAEKAKKDAKESQAIKYRVGSISNETKIQDIIKAYFNKIGSSKVLTKAEEIIYAQMLESEDPEEVEEGKFKLIESNLKLVISVARKHLNRGLDFSDLIEEGNIGLMKAVDKFDYSKGFKFSTYATWWIRQAITRAIADQARTIRIPVHMVETINKLARIERQLTQELGREPTNAEIAEGIGGGITPEKVVEIKKISVEPVSLEKPFGDEDDTHFGDFVEDKDMLSPNEFAEKEVLKEVIDQVFAEMSPREEKVIRMRYGIVPTKLRTLIRLAEECNDPLASDLKDSAKSLEIHIDTSIQKVRTFKNPIILEQLTKYDSPKTLEEVGKELNLTRERIRQIEAKTVRKLKAPNNANKLGKLLKEFYKG from the coding sequence ATGGCTAAAAAAAATAAATTAAAAGGGGCAGAACTTAAAAAGATTGCAACAGTAGATGAATTCGTTGATTATGTCATCAATTTTGTCAAAAAAAATGGAACATTAGAAATGGACGAAATTCAAGAAGCGCTTGTTAAGAATCTTTCATTTTTTACAGATGAAGAACATGATGTGATCTTTGAAAGTTTAGAAAAAAATGGAACTGTTTTCACTAACCATGAAGATATTGTTTTAGAAGATGAAGAAGAAATAATCGAAGATTTAGATCATGTTGCATTAGCTTTAGAAGAAGAACATGAAGATGAGGATGAGGACTTTAGTAAAGAATTCAAAGAACACCGATTGGCAGCTGAAAAAGCCAAAAAAGATGCAAAAGAATCACAAGCAATTAAATATAGAGTTGGATCAATTAGTAACGAAACTAAAATTCAAGACATTATTAAAGCTTATTTCAACAAAATTGGTTCATCAAAAGTTTTAACTAAAGCAGAAGAAATTATTTATGCGCAAATGTTGGAATCAGAAGATCCTGAAGAAGTTGAAGAAGGAAAGTTTAAATTAATTGAATCTAACTTAAAACTTGTTATTTCAGTTGCTCGTAAACATTTAAATCGTGGATTGGATTTTTCAGATTTAATCGAAGAAGGAAACATTGGTTTGATGAAGGCTGTTGATAAATTTGATTACTCAAAAGGATTTAAATTTTCAACTTATGCAACTTGATGAATTCGTCAAGCAATTACTCGTGCAATTGCTGACCAAGCTAGAACTATTAGAATTCCAGTTCATATGGTCGAAACAATTAATAAATTAGCCAGAATTGAAAGACAATTAACCCAAGAATTAGGGCGTGAACCGACAAATGCTGAAATTGCTGAAGGCATTGGTGGGGGAATTACTCCTGAAAAAGTTGTTGAAATCAAAAAAATTAGTGTTGAACCAGTTTCATTAGAAAAACCATTTGGAGATGAAGACGATACTCACTTTGGAGATTTTGTTGAAGACAAAGATATGTTATCTCCAAATGAATTTGCTGAAAAAGAAGTTCTAAAAGAAGTTATTGACCAAGTTTTCGCTGAAATGAGTCCACGTGAAGAAAAAGTGATTCGTATGCGTTATGGAATTGTTCCAACTAAATTAAGAACTTTAATCAGGTTAGCTGAAGAGTGCAACGATCCACTTGCATCTGACTTGAAAGATTCAGCCAAATCATTGGAAATTCATATTGATACATCAATTCAAAAAGTAAGAACTTTTAAAAATCCAATTATTTTAGAACAATTAACCAAATATGATTCACCAAAAACATTAGAAGAAGTTGGAAAAGAATTGAATTTAACTCGTGAACGTATTCGTCAAATTGAAGCGAAAACAGTACGCAAATTAAAAGCACCGAATAATGCCAACAAACTTGGTAAATTGTTGAAAGAATTTTATAAAGGTTAA